The region AGGCTGCGGTCAAGGGCGGAAATGCGTCATGGCGTAGGACAGGTGCTGCCACCAATGCTCGCGCGTCTGCACGCTGGCCAGGCACTTCGCATCGACCTCGTTCTTGAACGCCGGGTCCACGCACGCCTTGCTGGCCAGCGCATTGCGCTGGTTTTCCACGTTGACGACGGCCAGCGCCAGCCAGGCCACGAGGGCGACGGCCAGCACGCAAAGAGTCCATGGCAGCTGTTTCATGACGATCTCCGGTTTACTTCTTCGCTGGCGCGGGAGCGCGCTCTTTCAGGGTGCGCGCCACCAGCTCATCCATCACGCGCAGGGTCGCCGCCTGGGTCTGCGGCTCGGACTGGCCCGGACGCGACAGCAGCGATGGCGACGTCACGAAGCGGCCATCGATGACGATGGTCGGCGCGCTGTCGATCTTGCTGGCGGCGATCAGCTGCTCGTTGCGTTTCAGCTTGGTCTGCACGCCGAACGAATTGAACATTTCCAGGTACTTGGCCTTGTCGATGCCGTTCTTCACCAGCAGGTCGAGGATGGCGTCATCGCGATTCAGGCGATTGCGCTCGACGTGGATGGCGCGGAAGATCTTGTCGTGGAACTGGTCCAGCTGGCCCATCGCCTCCAGGGTGGCGTAGGCATGCGCCTGCGGATCCTTCGGGCCGGAGAAGGCCAGGTGGATGCGGCGGAAGGCGATCTTGTCGCCCTGCTTCTTGACCCAGTCGTGCATCAGCGGGTCGAGCGCGTAGCAATGCGGGCACGAGTACATGAAATACTCGACCACTTCCACCTTCTTGCCCGTGTCCGTACGCACCGGCGTGGACAGCGTGGTGAAGCCGGTATCGGCCGCCATGGCGCCGCCGGTGGCCGCCACCAGGGTGACAGCGGCGAGCAGGGGACGCAAGAAACGCAGAAAACGCATAATAATCCTTCATGATAGTGGTCGAGAACGAGGCGAGATTACCACTTTTTGCGCCATCCATTGAACATCGGGCATAAAAAAGGCGCGTTTCCCCGCCCTGTTTGCGCCCGATTAAGCCTGCCTTAAGCGCTGGCGCCGCCCCATCCCCGCATGCGCTTCAAAAATGGTAGCGCGCCGACACGCGCAGCTGGCGCGCATCGTTCTGGTAAATGCTCGAGCGGCAGCCGGGCGCATCGCCGTAATGGCGGCGGTTGGCCAGGTTGCTGCCGGCCAGCTCCAGCTCCCAGGCACCCAGCTTGCGCGCATAGCGGGCGTCCAGCGTGGCGAAGGCGGGCACGCGCGCCAGGCAGCTGTTGTCGAAGTCGTGGCCATAGCGCAGCGCGCGCAGCCACTGCACGCCCGCGTCGGCGCTGGCGCCGCCCTGCCCCGTCCAGTACAGGCGCAAGGTGGCCAGGGTCTTGGGCACGAGCGCGATATCCGGCCCCGTATAGGCGTAGTCGTCATAGCGCGCGTGCACCTGCCGCACCTGCCCGTCGAGGCGCCAGTCGCGCGCCAGGGCCACGCTGGCTTCGATGGCGATGCCGTCGCGCCGCGAAGGATCGAGGTTGCCGGCAAAGCCCAGCTGGCCCAGGCTCTGGTCGAAGACGATCTGGTTGTTCAGGCGTTCGCTGAAAACGCGCACGGAGGCACTGCGCGCCGCGTCGCCAAAGGTGGCGCCCACTTCCACCTCGCGTCGCAACTGGCCCGCCAGCGGGCGGTAGCCGGCGCTTGTGTAGCCATCGTCATCGATGCGGTAGCTGCGCGCGGCCTTGGCGTAGACGCTGATCTGGGGGCGCAGCAGGAAACTGCCCTGCAAATCCCACGCGTTCTGGTTTTCCCAGTCGCTGCCGCCGGCCGGCATATCGGCCGGGTCGAGCTGGAACTGTTCGTGCCGCAGCCCCAACAGCAGGCGCGGCGCATGCGGACCGCCAAAGGCCAGCTCCTCGCGCAGCAGCAGCGCGCGCGAATGCTGGCGCCGCCGCGCATCGCCGTCGCGGCCCAGCAGCGCGCTGCCCGAGCGCCGCTCCCACTGCATCAGGTCCAGGCCCAGTTCCGTATCCGTGCCGATGCCGCCCACCTTGCCGTAATGGCGCATGCGGGGCGACAACTGGCGCCGGCGGCTGCTGTACGACGACTCGCTGCTGCCGTCCTCGCCCGCATACACGGCCGTGGCGCGCTTTTCCCGCTGCGACAGCTCCACGCCCAGTTCGACATTGCCCACATAGCGCTGCACGAAGGCGCTGGCGCGCCGCACGTCGTAGCGGTAGCGGTCTTCGGGACGCGCCGCCAGCAGGGCCAGGTAGGGCGCATCGGGCGCCGGATAGCGCGTTTCCTGGTCCTGCCGGTCGGCGCTGAAGCCGAAGCGCCCGTGCCGCACCTTCCATTCCGCGCCGCCGCTGAAGCCGCGCTGGTGAAACACGCTGCCGTCGCGGTAATTGCCGTTGCGCTGCTCGTCGAGCGTCGCGTCGAGCGACATGCCGCCCTGGTCGCGCGACAGCGCGCCGCGCACGCTGTGCTGGCCGCCCTGCGCCAGCTCGGCGGAAAAGTCGCCATGCGTGACGCCGGCCGCGCCGCCATCCAGCGGCAGGCCTTCCTGCGCGCACGCCGGCATGGCCAGGGCGCACAGCAGCAGGCTGCGCGTGGCGATGGTCAGGGCGAAGGAGACAGGCATCATGGCGAAAGGCTTGAAGGCGTCACTGCGGCGCGGGCGCACGCTAGTAGGGCGGAAGGGACGGCAAAAGCGAATCATTATACGCACGGTATGCATCGTCGCAAGCGGCGGCCCGGCGGTGCTTTCCTCCAGTCAATATTTTATTGGTAATTTGGCATTTTTGTGGGTATATTAAGGTGCGCCCGCCATCCTGGGCGCAACCGACTGCATTTGAAAATCAACAATAAGAAGTCATTGTAGGAGTTACGCATGGAAAGTCGTAGCATCACGCGCCGGGGGCCGCCAAGTCCCCGCGGCACGCGCCGCAGCATTGGTTTTTTCCCCATCTCGGGCAAGCTCAAGGCCCTCTCCATCACCGCCCTGCTGCTGGCCGGCATGGCCCTGCAGGCGGACCTGTTCGCCCAGCCGGGCAAGGGCGGTCCGGCCGCCGTGCCGCTGGCGCCGCCGGCCGACGGCATCGCGCTCGCCTCGCCGCACGCGGCCGCTGTCGCCACGCCCAGCGCCAGCAACGCCTGGGGCGGCGCGCGCACCGGCGCGCAAGCGACCCTGTCGGACCGCGTCGTCGACTACCAGATCGAAGCGACGCTCGATCCCGTCAAGCACACGATCGACGGCCAGCAGAAACTGCGCTGGCGCAACCGCAGCGCGCAAGCCGTCAGCAGCGTCTACCTGCACCTGTACCTGAACGCCTTCGAGGGCGAGCATTCGACCTTCTTCACCGAGAAGCGCAAGCTCGACACGGGCTTCCGCTCGGGCGTCGACACGCGCGACGGCGAGTGGGGCTATATCGAACTGCGCAGCATGACGCAGAACGGCGCCAAGGCGCCCTGGCATTTCGTCCAGCCCGACAACGGCCCCGCCACCGACCGCACCGTGGTGCGCGTCGACTTGCCGCAGGCCGTCGCGCCGGGCGCCGAGACGACGCTCGACATCCGCTTCTTCGACCAGCTGCCGCGCGTCATCGCGCGCACCGGCTATTTCGACAGCTTCCACCTGGTGGGCCAGTGGTTCCCCAAGATCGCCGTGCTGGAACTGCCCGGCGAGCGGGGCGCCACCGCGCCGCGCTGGAACGCGCATGAATTCCACCTGAACTCGGAGTTCTACGCCGATTTCGGCCACTACGACGTGAAGCTGACGGT is a window of Janthinobacterium sp. 1_2014MBL_MicDiv DNA encoding:
- a CDS encoding TonB-dependent receptor domain-containing protein, with translation MMPVSFALTIATRSLLLCALAMPACAQEGLPLDGGAAGVTHGDFSAELAQGGQHSVRGALSRDQGGMSLDATLDEQRNGNYRDGSVFHQRGFSGGAEWKVRHGRFGFSADRQDQETRYPAPDAPYLALLAARPEDRYRYDVRRASAFVQRYVGNVELGVELSQREKRATAVYAGEDGSSESSYSSRRRQLSPRMRHYGKVGGIGTDTELGLDLMQWERRSGSALLGRDGDARRRQHSRALLLREELAFGGPHAPRLLLGLRHEQFQLDPADMPAGGSDWENQNAWDLQGSFLLRPQISVYAKAARSYRIDDDGYTSAGYRPLAGQLRREVEVGATFGDAARSASVRVFSERLNNQIVFDQSLGQLGFAGNLDPSRRDGIAIEASVALARDWRLDGQVRQVHARYDDYAYTGPDIALVPKTLATLRLYWTGQGGASADAGVQWLRALRYGHDFDNSCLARVPAFATLDARYARKLGAWELELAGSNLANRRHYGDAPGCRSSIYQNDARQLRVSARYHF
- a CDS encoding thiol:disulfide interchange protein DsbA/DsbL, yielding MRFLRFLRPLLAAVTLVAATGGAMAADTGFTTLSTPVRTDTGKKVEVVEYFMYSCPHCYALDPLMHDWVKKQGDKIAFRRIHLAFSGPKDPQAHAYATLEAMGQLDQFHDKIFRAIHVERNRLNRDDAILDLLVKNGIDKAKYLEMFNSFGVQTKLKRNEQLIAASKIDSAPTIVIDGRFVTSPSLLSRPGQSEPQTQAATLRVMDELVARTLKERAPAPAKK